The genomic segment aaaaaatgaagaaaacccAATAAATCTCCGAGCCAAGTTATGCAACGGGACACTTTTCTTAATTATTTTGCCATATTTAATACAAAgcgtatttatttatatattgactataataaatagtaaaatcaatgtgtgttttttccatcAGTGTCTGCAGAATGTCAGCTCTATTATAACAGCTCCTGTCCTGTTTTTCCGGTCTGTTTCTGGCAGGTCTACtgcacctgtctgtctgtctttctctttattttcaatGCCAATTTCGGCCACTTCATTCCTGATAATTATGACCTGGTTGGTGTTGGAGGTGCTGATGGTGGTGTTGGAGCGTGGGGTGGGCGTGGAGGGAAGAGGGAGGGGGTGGGTCGTTGAGGGTggtgagggggaggagagggggtgggggtggggggtggggggggtgtgTGGGGAGGGAGTGAGGTTTTTACTCCTAGCCTGCTAATCCCCCTATTAAAAGGGCTTTGTTCAATAATGCCGGACAGTTTCCGGAAGTAGGATTACCGCCTCCATTATTTTACAAAGAAATGATATTTCACACTCAAATGAGCCTTAGGATGCAGCCGTGGTGGTGAGAGGGCCTTTCAAGAAATGAAAtggattcattttctttttctttttttttccgttGCGCTTTGGAAGTTCAAAacctcctccttcttttctttttttagcatAGTTATTGTGAATATGTATTTCCTTAGGAACTACATCGCCGTCATCAGTTTCCTGTTTTGCTTCTTGGAGTGAACTGGCATTCGCGTTGCAGCTCAAGTGGaggctctctctttctctcgctccttctctccctctctctctctctgtctgtctgtctctcccttctgtcacacacacgcacctgtTCTTGATTCTTGACCCCAAAGCTGATATCAGATCAGAGGTTGTCACTCAGCTGAAGGTGGGAAGCCCCCGATGAGTGAACCCAACGGGATCAGTTGTTAAAGATCCTCTCTTACAGTTCCAAACTGCCTGCGGTATCCAGTGTCTGCACGCCGGGAATTTAACTTTTACAATAAACGCAAACAGTCGTCATATTTTATCTCTGCTGTGGCGCAAGCACGCAACACTTTACGCACAGTCTTTGGAGCCAAGTTACATTGCAACCAAACCTGCTTGTACTGGCTCAATTTCTGACTCAGGACAGGGTATTTATATTTGGTCAAAGTCATAAATTATTAAGCGAAAAGGTCACTAAACTATAGCAGAGCAGCCGTGCACAGTCATGCTACACTGCTGCATGATTCTatttttctttgtggttttcCAAATGAATTCAAggccatttttttctttgatctCTGTCTGTAGAGTAAAGatcaaattcagaaaaaaatggagagtTTGCCATCCCTAATTGACACACGGTCGTTGTGTTTTAAcccactctcttttttttctattgaaaCAACCCTTTAAATGTTGCTTATCCTTCACTTTCACCGCTGaatggaaaatgtttttacGCGACTCAGTTAGTTCTTGTCCGTTTTGACGACTGGAACTAAAAGCTTTAGACGGCCCAATAGAGAGGAGCCCAACAAATCGGTGACAAAAGGCTTTCCGTGTCATCAACGTCGTTCAGACGACCTAGAAGAATCCCTCTGATATTAACTTCCACTTCAAAGACTCCCACTTTCAATTGAGATCCAActatcttgtgttttttttttcctctttctccctttcttttttttttcttctctttacgCGCAAGAGCTGGTGCCAAAAGaggcatcatcatcatcctctatttgtttggtttaatgTTTATTCTCTTCTTTTCAGCTGGGCCTCTTCCACAGAGTAAACTGGCATGCACTTAACCAAACTCTATAAACGTGTCAGAGAGTTGTAGCTATGTTGTTTCCACCCACTTCTGCCTTGCTCAGTGCTGGAGTAAAATTCACTCCTCAGCCACAAGTTTTCTCACTCCAGCAGATCCCTTTATGTTTTAAGCTGCAGCTTTTTACTCCGCTACAAGCACATTTTTTTAcaagtttctttttattttacatctgCAGGGGGAAAAATTTTGGTGTCTGAAGTTCTTTGCAAAGCTTCCTTgttgaaataattaatttacaCGTCTATTATTAAAATGTGCGGTTATCGCTATAAGCAGCCAGGCTCTTAtggttttatatatttcatgtattgaacataaaatatgattatGGATAAATTTATCCATTGAGCAGTTTGGCCCTCTTGCAATGCAAGTCTATTATGGTCTGGGACAACTGCGTTTTAGCGGCTTCTCCTTTGATAGTCGTAAAGTAGGCCTGGAGCAAaagaatatatttttcttctttatacTGCCCTAGTCTGCAATATAAAGGACATAGATTACCGTTTCCTACCCCATGGGAAGCAAATATTACATTCTTTAGAGCGGGCTTTTGAGTCCACGGACTTGGCCCCATATCATTTGAGTTTGACTTGGCTATTGCTATAGAAATCTTAATTCACCATGAGGATTCACCGTTGTGAAAAAATGGCTCTTTGTACAAAATGCTCTTTGAAGTCTGGATCAGAATATTGTAGCCTTTCATCAAACTCTGCCCACGTCTGCATCAAACCACAAGCTCAGCTGAGAAAGTAAGACTTAATACAAATGGAGCACAATTTGAATCCCCTCTTTTTCCCCCCTCGAGCAACACTTTAGAAAATCAAATCTTTAAACTTAATGTAAAAGACTTTGATTCAATTGTATTTACTTGGATTCTAGCGGATTTGTTTGAATTGCTGAGGAAAGCAGACGAGGACGTGTTATTGTAGTTTGCAGTGAGTGAAGGAAGCAACAGTTTTGGGGgggaaatattatttttttaagacatgttaaatgaccaaaaaaaaaaaaaaaagttgcacatatttccctcatttttaagatatttaataAACGGCTGTAAATTTCACAGACCCGAATGGCTCAGCAGAGTTTTCACTTTTGTCATACAAGATTTATTCAAAATACTCACAAATTACAAGGCAATTCGCATTTTGAGTGCCGCTCGATTTCAGATATtcaaaaggaggaaaaaaaaaatgacgaCAATGatacaaaatcacaaaatgcccactttgataaaacatttataatttcACGGTTGTATATCAAATACTGCAGGCTGCTTATGAAACAGTTCAATTGTTGACTCTCTGcacaaatggcaaaaaaaaaaaaaaaaatgtaaacataaaatgtttgtACAAATAACTGCAGTTATCGGTGAGAAACTGCTTTGAGACAGATCCTTACAAAACTATCAACATCAACACATCGAAACTTGTACAAAATTtacaaatgtacatttttttgacCTAATTGAAACATGCACTTTGGTTCGATAATACAAAATCCTTCAATAtcaggttgaaaaataaataaaaacatattgaagTTGAAACTCgaatttacaaaataattttacaCCAACATGCCTAGCCTACAATAATGTACCACATAGTCTAACGGATTTACACGACTCTCTCCACAAGTGGACCAGTGGGCCGTCAGGGTGTTTAGGCACTGAGCCAACCATTTTCAATAGCTGAGGTTTGAAAATATATTCTTTTATTGTGCCTGGAAATTAGCACGTCTTTAAGATTTGCACATTTTCCTTCCTATGTGGTTAAAATGCTTCACTTGGCTCTGGGTGTCTGTTTGGTGGCTCGTCCAAAAGGGGACCAGTGGGCCTTCACAGGCTTATAGGCACCAAAGCCAAACCATTTTTAATAGTTaagcttttgaaaatgtgttctgTCACTTCTCGCCTGGGGTTTGAGTTCAACTGGGTTAAAACGCGTCCCTCGGTTCTGGGTTTCTGTAAGGTGGCTCGTCTGTGGGGTCGGGTGTGGAGGGACCGCTGGGTGGTGTTTGGGCGCCACTGGCACCTGAACTGTGGCACACGTACCATTCACTTAAATTCGCGGGCTGAGAGGCTCCCACCGGCTCCGACATCACCGAGGAGCCCCCTGGCTCCCGGCCCAAGTCTGAGGAAGGGGAGACCAGGGACGGGGTGGACGACTCGTAGCCTGAACTGGGCGGGGGGGACTTGCAGTGCACCTTCATGTGTTTCCTCAGGGAGCTGGGGTGTGTGTAGGACTTATCGCAGCCTCTCACTTTGCAGTTGTAGGGCTTATCGCTGGTGTGGACGTGGGAGTGCTTTTTCCGGTCACTGCTGTTGGCGAAGCGTCTGTCGCAGCCGTCAAACTCACATTTGAAGGGCTTCTCACCTGTTAACAGTGATAGGGACACAAtactaatcaatcaataaatacaatatttttaaaaatgtgacatttgatgattttatctTAAGGCATcatgttacattattatttattttcttaattaactGACCACATTCTGGCAATTTCTACcatttttttgaaatgtacTCATCTCTACTTTGTTAATACACTGAATATAATAAACCAAACCACAAGTATCTGTGacccaaaataataaaaaatgtgtgtgtgtgtgtgtgtatacatacatacacacacacacacacacatatatacacacacacacaaacacacacacacatatatatatatacatatatgtgtgtgtatgtgtgtatatgtccacacacacttatatgtaagtgtttttttaaagctgatatGCTGACAGcaactttaattattttttttttttttactttgttactttttcatataatttattgtatttgtgtccatttactgtacacacacattcttttaCCACTGAACGTGACTGCACTAAAGTTTCCCTCCTTGGACAGACCTGTCAGGAGTCTCAGTCTGGTGTAAACAGGGGGGCTGAACCCCTACTGTCCTGGGTCTATACCTGGCGTCTGCATGCATCAAGGCATACGTCAAAACAGACAAGCTATGAGCACACACATAGCAGGCCTAAAACCaactgaaaataatgataaatgaaaGTATCGCAACAGCCAGACTTCACCTACTGCGTGCTAACGCAGCCTGTCTGCTATTTCAATCCTACAGAATGGCTATGGACTGTCTCTAATTCTGTGTCTTAATAACAAGTGTTTCAACCTGATTATgacaaggcaaaaaaaaaaagacaatctgAATAAATTACACGGAAATCATCCGCTGCTGATTTTTCTCCTCCGATTAAAGCTTTTGAGAATATGTAATTGCCTCTTTCTAATTACACTTGCGGGTTGAATATCAATTTGACCTTCAGCTGTTGGGTTGAGAGAGCCAATCAAGGATATTAGTGTAGTACAAGAAACCGTCGAGGAACAGACCCCAGGGGCAGACCCAGTCATAACCACACTTTCGGATAGGTTTTAAACATGATATCAAAGACCAGGCCCCTTGGGAGtcaacacacagaaataattTAACAGATTTGTACTTAGGTAATGTGAGCAAATTATATGAATAATACATAGGGTGTAGAAATGGAGCAGAGGGGGAGTGCCATGCAGCCATCgagaaaaaaaggaatgtagtcattgtattattttacaaGTCTGACTCGACATTTTGAGggctttttttcctcctccagccCCACAGCACGTCACTGAGTCAGCCATGTTGCAccattatatgtttttaaagttaaatcGGAGCAGTTTCGAGCTTCATTGTACACAcgtcagtcatttttttttttatacacgCAGCCAGCTCTGCCAACCTGTTGGTGAATCATTTTTAGCCGTCTGCACTTGTCAACTTGTTGCTTTGGCTAAAGGCTACAAAGAGCTGATCATTCCAAAAGCATGCTTATTATTTCACCATGCATACATGTCATATCACTCTGCTGGGAACACGAGTTGATATAAGGCTTTGAATTGTCAAATAAAACTAGAAGCTTCTGTAATAATGTAATGAATCCACTCAACTACTATTAActattattttatatgatatCATAATTATATGCAAAAATAGAGTAACATGCATAGAAACAGCTgataaacaacagcaacaagtggctgaaaaaaataatattaaaaaaataaacatcacatcACCACATCATCATCTCAGTTACACTGAATGTGAAGATGCATCTTCCCAACTTTGCTGCCAGTCATGTCTGGCATGCACTAAGCTACTTTGGACAGACCTGACGTGGGCCTCAGTCTTTGTGCTGTGGTGTAAACAAGAGGTTGAACCGTCAAACGCCTGAGTGAGCTGTACCATAATCCCCAAGCTCAacctttgtttaaaaaaaaaaaaaaaaaaagcgagcACTGATGCAACTCATAACAAACAGGTGGTCAGTAGCTGTTGCGTCCTGATGCATCAGCAGTACAGAGTGATTAATTGGCTCGTCaggatatatttttaaatgcataaaattaaagaaaattaaatgagagcaaataaaaaaaataacaacccTGGAAATTATGGAAACCATCTCGTAACGTGTGTCTGGACAGTATGCACTGAGCTTCAACATGCCACTagatttaatttgaaatattcTAGTGCATTCCCAACATTTCTACAACATTTCCTTCTATGAATATATAGCTACTGACCTGTATGCGTCCTTTTGTGAATCTTAAGATTCTCGGATCTTGCAAACACTTTCCCACAGCCAGGGAATGGGCATGGAAACGGTTTCTCCCCGGTGTGCACTCGAATGTGATTTACAAGTTTGTACTTGGCTTTAAATGGTTTGCCTTCCCTCGGACACTCTTCCCAAAAACATATATGGTTCGCCTGCTCTGGTCCTCCAACGTGCTCTACCGTCACATGCGTTACGAGTTCGTGCATCGTGCTATAAGTTTTGGAGCAAAGTTTCTTCGGCGAGTGCTCCGGCTCCAGCCACTTGCAAATAAGCTCTTGCTTTATCGGCTGCCTCATGTAGCGGAAAAAGGCACCGGCTccgtggtggtggtggtgagcgCTAAggttcatgttcagattcagaCCACCGTAGCCATGTAACGGCGAGGCAGAGAACGGATCAGCCCTGGAGCTTGCCACTTGACTCAAGTGATCAGACCTAACATACATTTCTCCAGGTAGTCCTAACCTTATTTGTCCATTCAACGCTTGGCCACCCGGTGATGCGCTAGAAGGCTGGTCGTGATGGAGTCCAGAGAAGAGGGTATGGTTCCCAGCGTCAGGGTGATGACCATAGTGTCCGGGATAGCTACCTGTTGTTGAGACAAACATTCCGTGGTGAGAGGCTGAAGTAGTCTGGTCAGTCAGTACTGGCATGGCTTGAGCTGTCAGATCTCTCCGGATGAGGAAATCCCTACCTGCGGATAAAGCCTGGGCCGTGTGAGACATGGAATAGGGGACCGATGTCGCCTGAACCGGGCCAAAAGCTCCCGTTTGACTGGAGACCACTTCACTGTGGCCTGCCATATGATGATTGTGGTGGTGGGGATAATGATGGGCTGGGCTGATTTTGAGGGCCGCGGAGTGCCCCATGTGTTCTGGCCCGAATGGACTCGGCCCCAGGCGGGGTTCCGCAGTAATCTCCCCAGGGTGCGAGTGAGCCATTGAGTGTGGATGGCTGCTGAACCCCGGGAAGCCTGTCACGCTCTGAGGGgtatggtggtgatgatggtgatggtggtgagcCCCTGCCAAGTCAACTAATCTCAGCGCCGTGTTCCGTTTGGAAAACGTAGGGTCCATCACGGGGCTTCCCAATGCATCCACGCTCATTACTTCCTAATTTTAGAATAACTTGACAGCAggcaaaataataatgatgatgacaaatatattttaatcgcaatgaaaaataaagaaaaaaaactttataaagTTAAGTCTATCTGCAGACTACATGGAATCCCATTCGGTTGagaggcagcagcaggacgctTTGATACTGAATAGAGATTCGTGGTAGGCGCTGCAGCCCGTGGAGCTAAACAATCACCCTGCGCTCTAATTGGTCAGAGCTCGGTGATTGACGTCACCAGTGACAGTTTCCAACGTGAAGAAAAATGTCTTAGTGACAGCAAGTATTCAGCGCGCATGCGCAGTGCCTCAGGCAACGCTTGAGAAAAATAGTTGTTATGCAAAGGTTATTGTACAATAAAACTCCTAAAAAGTTGATCCAGATATACAGTCGTTTTTCTTTTGTCGCAGCGAACAAAGGCTGCGCGGCTATAAAATAGCAATTTCCTCACTTTGATTATGCGATTACAAAACAGACCGCCTCGCAAGAGTATACATATTGTCACTATAAAAGTTGTAAGGATCATAAATAATGCAGTGATATCTTCATTTTGCCCTGCAACGTATGAAGGACAACTTTACGCACAAATTACGCACAGCTTTACGCACGCTAATGATCGGCGTCAGCGGGGAAAAACTTGTCAAGTTAACCAAAGGAAAACTCCACGTGGGAGTTTAAAATAGTTCGGAGTACATACCATTAATGTGCGCTTTGATAAATACCCATATTTACATATCCAGCCGTTTGTCCTTCAGCGCGTACTACAGTGTTGACTCCGTGCTCTGCTCGGTGGGATCCGTGTGTGTAGAAAGTGTGAATAGGGCGAGCTGCGGCCATTGTCccgaggaaaaaaaatgtaatggaCGGGACCTGTTGTTATGATCCGGGGTAATTTTGCTTTAGACCCAGGACGGCAGCAGATGAGGGTCACAGGAGGTGGTGCCGTTGCAGACTTAAGTTCAAAATAAAACGTGTGTGTACTGTAAGTATCGGTTACTACAATCTTATCCTACAAAGTGTGAAACTTGATCTTGGCGATTATTTTATGCTTTGATTTGAATGCTTAAAAGACAGATATTAATAGTCGTAATGGTTCATGAAAAAATCCGTGTCGTTTTATAAATTATCTACCATTGACTGAtggctgttttttgtttttgtctttttaaaccatcgactatttttaaaaaaattaatatgtagtgattaaaatgttcagtgatGTTTGGATGTTACTGAAAACAGAATACAGTCTTCAGTACTATTAGGTGTCATTATCTTTCTGCTACAAACATGCATGAGTCATAATAAAACTAATTGAATATCACAAGCACATGAgttatttagaatattttctaGTCCTAATAATACGCTGGCAATTAATAATTATGACTtaattgtttttagttttttcagtttttgtcttgttttgcaACCAGTAATGTGTTACTGAACGCTTTTAATTTCTGTGGATGTTTGCTTTGAATGCTTAATAGTTAAATTTTAAGGCACAAAGAAATTGGTGTGTGTGAAGTGACCTTAAAAAAGGTCACAAACTGATCACCATGCTGTCAATTACGAAATTATTACGAAAGCGTTATTTGACTTCTGAATTGACAACAattaatattttgtgaaagttGCATGATCACAACATAAATGTATTATCACTTCCGCTCGTCTGTATCTTAATCTTAACTCACTcaactttttaaataataagaaaatcaagtggacaaaatataaaatttgttttttggatGACTGAATGTTTCACCATGTAAGTAATTAACTCTGAATATGCTGACAAATAAGTCACTCACTTGGCTAATATTACTGCATGAgaaaacaattgaaaaaaaaatatactcCTCTTGGCTATTTCTCTGAATTGACACGTCAAAATCTTTGCTGACAGCGTCCCATCCAGCACGCTAGAAAGTGAGTCAATATTTTGAGACATGACGGATCCAAAAGATGTTTATTAAATGGCCTTTACGCATGGAGTTCATGAGGCTCACAGCTGTAGCCTTCAGAGGCATCACAGCACCAGCGTAATGCAAAACTTTGAAGTGCTATTTCTGGTCCAAGTTGTGCATGCACTCACTCTTTGAGACGTGTAAGCAGGGGAGTTGTATAAGATCTTAAAcgaaaaaaaagctgaatattgCAGACAGATCTCAAAACTCTGTTTTGGCTCTTTAGGTTTAGTTGCTTTCACTGTAAATCCTACATAGTTCCTGGTAGCCATTTTAAATTCTACAGTATGACTCCAACACATTAGGATAATCAGACTGAACGGTTATTGGTCTTTCAGTTAAGACGCGTCTTTTACGCACAAAAATGACACATGTCAGCATCATTTTGACGCACATAAGTGGCACACAAACTTCAAATGTACGTGCATTTGTGTAACAACTCCTTTCTTGGCACACAATTTCCAATTTAGCATAATTTCTCTGACTTTATGACCTCTAGtcttgtttctcctctttttaaCGATATGCCATTCTTACCGTTTTCCACCTGTTGAAAGATCCCTCCTTTGTAGAGCAGAGTAGTGGGCTACCTAAAAAAAAATCGGATCAACTTGTAGGTCTACTTGTTAAGTTGAGAACAACAAAACTTCCTCCCTTTCCTTGGTCTCCCAAGACTGACTTGGATAATGTCTTGTAGAAACTAGCCTAGTAGCCAAGAAGATATTTTAATGGTTCGCATGGCACGTCTGTGCATGTGGCTTTGAACTCTAGCAGCCGGAGGTTCCTGCAGAGAGCGCCGCAAATCCCACTTGATAACTTCGACAACCCACAACGTTTTACACACAGGCTATGCATCACTGGCCTGCAAAAATGAGTAAGTTGCACAAGCACAGCCAAACCGTGATGGATACATTAGGCATACTAGTGGATCCAAGCTAAATACAGGCCCATATAGTCAAGGTAACCTTTATGAACGCGGGATGCTGGTGAGTGTGATGATGTGGAAATCTAAAGCACAGATGTTGCACTGGTGTGAGCTCCAGTGGACACAGAAACTGTGTTCAGTTCAGAGACAGAACTACTAAACACACAAGAGTGCGCTCATGGGCGAGagtcacacaacaaaatgttctgtggaCTCCCATCGAAGTGAAAGGGATAAGTTGATAATAACAGGCCTTCACAGAGAGTGATGACAGTAGACATACTTTATATCAACCTCAGGGTTTCCCGTTTGGTTTCTTaagaaaaagacattaaacTCGTCTTTCCATACCTGTACCTGACACATGTTATATAGTCCAACTCTGGATGCTCAGAGGTGTGTTTACTGCCCTGTCAGTCCTTCATACATGCAATAAATTAGATTTGTGTCATACTGTATtgaaatagatagatagatattatgttagatagatagatagatagatagataacataatatctatctatctatctatctatctgccTAATTGCTCCAAAACGTCACCAATTACTCCACAAAGGGGAGTGCTTGGTAATCTACTGTCTTCAGGTTAACAAAGACAATCTGACACATTTGCTTTATAAACTGTTAGTGCAGTATGTGGCTGCAAAAACGTGCTTTGACTTTCTACAAGGCCAGTCGCTGTCTTTGGTTTCtcaacttttgtttttgctgttattCAGCCTTTTAACCAAATTCACAGTCAGCAATCTCACAATATCTAGGATTGATGATGCAAAGAGGCCAATAGAAGTGTGGACCCTGCACCGTGGATTGTTATTTGGTGAGTGGATGTTATTGGGGGGAAAGGGGCTCCGCCAATGACAGACCAGCTGCGGGGCCACATGACAACCCCCCTCCTTTCCCATTCATCAGGGCTGGACTGTGTTGTCTTTTCAATTCATTTATCTGCAGGAATGATTGCGACTATCAGTCTAGAGCTCACCGCCTGACTGAGGAGGTGAAAGTTGCGCCACAGGAAGATAAACCGCAAAAGACAATATTGCATGTATACATGATTTTGCGTGTGCATCGGATGTGCGGTATAGGGGAATTCCTCTCGTCttaaaaagtaaacagaaaacCGGTGGATTTGAGAGTTTGCTCAGTCGAGTGAGGTccaagagatagagagagggggaggaagaaTATCTGTGCGTGATTTTTTGATTTCTGCTCTCAGTCGTCTCGGCGAGTCTAGACTGAAGATGCTCTTGGACGCAGGACCGCAGTATCCCACCATAGGAGTCACTACTTTCGGCTCCTCACGGCATCACTCAACAGGCGaagtcacagagagagaagtggcGTTGGGGATAAATCCGTTCGCGGATGGGATGGGCGCCTTCAAAATAAACCACAGCTCCCACGATATTGGCTCCGGACAGACGGCGTTTTCCTCCCAGGCACCCGGCTACGCAGCAGCCGCCCTGGGACACCACCACCACCCGACCCACGTTGGCTCTTACTCCACGGCGGCTTTCAACTCCACCAGGGACTTTCTCTTCAGAAATCGGGGTTTCGGGGACGCCACCGGGGCTCAGCACAGTTTGTTCGCCTCCGGAAGTTTCGCAGGGCCACATGGACACTCAGATGCAGCAGGGCACCTGCTCTTCCCAGGGCTCCACGAGCAAGCGGCGAGCCATGCGTCTTCCAACGTGGTCAACAGCCAGATGCGGCTGGGCTTCTCGGGGGACATGTACGGACGGGCCGATCAGTACGGCCACGTTACAAGCCCGCGGTCCGACCACTATGCCTCGACCCAGCTGCACGGCTACGGCCCCATGAACATGAATATGGCCGCACACCACGGAGCAGGGGCCTTCTTTCGATACATGAGGCAGCCGATCAAACAAGAGCTCATCTGCAAGTGGGTCGAGCCGGAGCAGCTGACGAATCCCAAAAAGTCGTGCAACAAAACTTTTAGCACGATGCACGAGCTAGTGACCCATCTGACGGTGGAGCATGTGGGGGGACCAGAGCAGACCAACCACATCTGCTTTTGGGAAGAGTGCTCCAGAGAAGGAAAGCCATTCAAAGCCAAATACAAACTCGTAAATCATATCAGAGTACACACCGGAGAAAAACCCTTTCCGTGTCCGTTCCCCGGCTGTGGCAAAGTATTTGCTCGATCGGAAAATCTAAAAATTCACAAAAGGACTCACACCGGTAAGATCCGCACAGATTGGCCGATTTTTACTGGCAAATCCATGCTGACAATAACCCATCCAAAATATGCATGCGATCTGGGTTATTATTTATTAGGCAGCTGGAGTCTGCTCACTCACTGGCATGCGATACAGTtgtcaacagaaaatatttcacagcttttcttttttttttttagccttgttattttgtgtgaaaagtgttatttataaaacacatttaaatttaactacatttatttattcacaagCCTAAGTGGGTGAAGTGCAATAAATTTGCAGTCTTAAATAAATagtgaaggaaaagagagacaggtttaaaagtacaaaaggctgctttttaaaaaaaaaaaaaaatgaattcacTATTATTAAGAATCTATTTTACCAAAAAGATTTAAACACACAATGTATAATGTGtaacatgaattttaaaatcctcccagtgttaaaaaaaattgctttttttttttttttttctttatttaggTGAGAAGCCTTTTAAGTGTGAGTTTGAAGGCTGCGACAGGCGGTTTGCAAACAGCAGTGACCGCAAGAAACACATGCACGTCCACACGTCGGACAAGCCATATCTCTGCAAAATGTGCGACAAGTCCTACACACACCCCAGCTCCCTCCGAAAACACATGAAGGTAAACGAAAAACCTCGATGGGTgtattatttcttattttttcttcagttcTCACTTGTTTTAagaatattataaaaatgtgatCTTTATGATGTAAATTGCAGATTTTGTTGCTGGTCT from the Thunnus albacares chromosome 21, fThuAlb1.1, whole genome shotgun sequence genome contains:
- the zic4 gene encoding zinc finger protein ZIC 4 isoform X2, which encodes MSVDALGSPVMDPTFSKRNTALRLVDLAGAHHHHHHHHHTPQSVTGFPGFSSHPHSMAHSHPGEITAEPRLGPSPFGPEHMGHSAALKISPAHHYPHHHNHHMAGHSEVVSSQTGAFGPVQATSVPYSMSHTAQALSAGSYPGHYGHHPDAGNHTLFSGLHHDQPSSASPGGQALNGQIRLGLPGEMYVRSDHLSQVASSRADPFSASPLHGYGGLNLNMNLSAHHHHHGAGAFFRYMRQPIKQELICKWLEPEHSPKKLCSKTYSTMHELVTHVTVEHVGGPEQANHICFWEECPREGKPFKAKYKLVNHIRVHTGEKPFPCPFPGCGKVFARSENLKIHKRTHTGEKPFKCEFDGCDRRFANSSDRKKHSHVHTSDKPYNCKVRGCDKSYTHPSSLRKHMKVHCKSPPPSSGYESSTPSLVSPSSDLGREPGGSSVMSEPVGASQPANLSEWYVCHSSGASGAQTPPSGPSTPDPTDEPPYRNPEPRDAF
- the zic4 gene encoding zinc finger protein ZIC 4 isoform X1 — protein: MSVDALGSPVMDPTFSKRNTALRLVDLAGAHHHHHHHHHTPQSVTGFPGFSSHPHSMAHSHPGEITAEPRLGPSPFGPEHMGHSAALKISPAHHYPHHHNHHMAGHSEVVSSQTGAFGPVQATSVPYSMSHTAQALSAGRDFLIRRDLTAQAMPVLTDQTTSASHHGMFVSTTGSYPGHYGHHPDAGNHTLFSGLHHDQPSSASPGGQALNGQIRLGLPGEMYVRSDHLSQVASSRADPFSASPLHGYGGLNLNMNLSAHHHHHGAGAFFRYMRQPIKQELICKWLEPEHSPKKLCSKTYSTMHELVTHVTVEHVGGPEQANHICFWEECPREGKPFKAKYKLVNHIRVHTGEKPFPCPFPGCGKVFARSENLKIHKRTHTGEKPFKCEFDGCDRRFANSSDRKKHSHVHTSDKPYNCKVRGCDKSYTHPSSLRKHMKVHCKSPPPSSGYESSTPSLVSPSSDLGREPGGSSVMSEPVGASQPANLSEWYVCHSSGASGAQTPPSGPSTPDPTDEPPYRNPEPRDAF
- the zic1 gene encoding zinc finger protein ZIC 1 → MLLDAGPQYPTIGVTTFGSSRHHSTGEVTEREVALGINPFADGMGAFKINHSSHDIGSGQTAFSSQAPGYAAAALGHHHHPTHVGSYSTAAFNSTRDFLFRNRGFGDATGAQHSLFASGSFAGPHGHSDAAGHLLFPGLHEQAASHASSNVVNSQMRLGFSGDMYGRADQYGHVTSPRSDHYASTQLHGYGPMNMNMAAHHGAGAFFRYMRQPIKQELICKWVEPEQLTNPKKSCNKTFSTMHELVTHLTVEHVGGPEQTNHICFWEECSREGKPFKAKYKLVNHIRVHTGEKPFPCPFPGCGKVFARSENLKIHKRTHTGEKPFKCEFEGCDRRFANSSDRKKHMHVHTSDKPYLCKMCDKSYTHPSSLRKHMKVHESTNPASQPSPAASSGYESSTPPTIVSPSTENQSSSSISPAASAVHHTTSHSTLSSNFNEWYV